A single region of the Streptomyces caelestis genome encodes:
- a CDS encoding SDR family NAD(P)-dependent oxidoreductase, with the protein MASPSPYPKTPRTVLVTGAGTGIGRATAHAFADAGAQVVAVGRREAPLAETAAHDPARISPLVADITADDGPERIVRTALDRHGRIDVLVNNAGVVNTQSLRTYTRAAVEPQLATNLLAPVLLAQAALPALEDSRGVIVNVTTSVGQRAWPGDSLYAAGKAALEVLTRSWAVELAPLGIRVAAVAPGAIDTPIGEHAGHTPEQQAAIRAWQLAHTPLGRLGRPEEVAWAITQLAAPQASFVTGVVLPVDGGAVVA; encoded by the coding sequence ATGGCATCTCCCTCCCCGTATCCGAAGACCCCGCGAACCGTGCTCGTCACCGGCGCCGGTACCGGCATCGGCCGTGCCACCGCCCACGCGTTCGCCGACGCGGGCGCACAGGTCGTGGCGGTGGGCCGCCGCGAGGCGCCCCTCGCCGAGACCGCCGCTCACGACCCGGCCCGCATCAGCCCGCTCGTCGCCGACATCACGGCCGACGACGGTCCCGAGCGCATCGTCCGTACGGCACTCGACCGGCACGGCCGGATCGACGTGCTCGTGAACAACGCGGGCGTCGTCAACACCCAGTCCCTGCGCACCTACACGCGTGCCGCCGTCGAGCCACAGCTCGCGACCAACCTCCTCGCTCCCGTCCTGCTCGCGCAGGCCGCGCTCCCGGCTCTGGAGGACAGCCGCGGCGTGATCGTGAACGTGACGACGTCCGTCGGGCAGCGTGCCTGGCCGGGCGACTCCCTGTACGCGGCCGGGAAGGCGGCACTGGAGGTGCTCACGCGCAGCTGGGCGGTCGAGCTCGCCCCGCTGGGGATCCGGGTCGCCGCCGTGGCGCCGGGCGCGATCGACACACCGATCGGCGAGCACGCGGGCCACACCCCCGAGCAACAGGCCGCGATCCGCGCGTGGCAGCTCGCGCACACGCCGCTCGGCCGCCTCGGACGCCCCGAGGAGGTGGCGTGGGCGATCACGCAACTGGCCGCGCCGCAGGCGTCGTTCGTCACCGGCGTGGTCCTTCCGGTGGACGGCGGCGCGGTCGTCGCATGA
- a CDS encoding MerR family transcriptional regulator encodes MRIGELAEATGTTPRALRHYEQAGLITSERAANGYRVYDAGAAVRVRNVRRLLGVGLTLDDVRVFLPCLDGDVTAGPASEEALRVAAGRLAVLDARIAAQVAVRDRLAAALRQATGAQVRPVA; translated from the coding sequence ATGCGGATCGGCGAACTCGCCGAGGCGACCGGCACGACACCGCGCGCCCTGCGCCACTACGAGCAAGCGGGTCTCATCACCTCCGAGCGCGCCGCGAACGGCTATCGCGTGTACGACGCCGGTGCGGCCGTCCGCGTCCGCAACGTCCGCCGTCTGCTGGGCGTGGGCCTGACGCTCGACGACGTACGGGTGTTCCTGCCGTGCCTGGACGGCGACGTCACGGCCGGGCCCGCCTCCGAGGAGGCGCTCCGGGTCGCCGCCGGCCGTCTCGCGGTGCTGGACGCGCGCATCGCCGCGCAGGTCGCGGTCCGCGACCGGCTGGCGGCGGCGCTGCGTCAGGCCACCGGGGCGCAGGTACGACCGGTGGCCTGA
- the mfd gene encoding transcription-repair coupling factor codes for MSLHGLLDAVRKDAALAEAISAAADGNRMHVDLVGPPAARPFAVAALARDTGRPVLAVTATGREAEDLAAALRSLLPSEGVVEYPSWETLPHERLSPRSDTVGRRLAVLRRLAHPRPDDPETGPVSVVVAPVRSVLQPQVKGLGDLEPVSLRTGQTADLGEIVEALAAAAYARVELVEKRGEFAVRGGILDVFPPTEEHPLRIEFWGDDVEEIRYFKVADQRSLEVAEHGLWAPPCRELLLTEDVRARARALAEEHPELGELLGKIAEGIAVEGMESLAPVLVDDMELLLDVLPKGAMAVVCDPERVRTRASDLVATSQEFLQASWAATAGGGEAPIDVGAASLWSLADVRDRARELGMMWWSVSPFAADEELDADTLKLGMHAPETYRGDTAKALADTKGWLADGWRAVFVTEAHGPAARTVEVLGGEGIAARMDADVAEISPSVVHVACGSIEHGFVDPALRLAVLTETDLTGQRAAGRDGARMPARRRKTIDPLTLEPGDYIVHEQHGVGRYIEMVQRTVQGATREYLVVEYAPAKRGQPGDRLYIPTDQLEQITKYVGGEAPTLHRLGGADWTKTKARAKKAVKEIAADLIKLYSARMAAPGHAFGSDTPWQRELEDAFPYAETPDQLTTIAEVKEDMEKSVPMDRLICGDVGYGKTEIAVRAAFKAVQDGKQVAVLVPTTLLVQQHFGTFSERYAQFPVSVKALSRFQTDTEAKAVLEGLREGSVDIVIGTHRLFSSETKFKDLGLVIVDEEQRFGVEHKEQLKKLRANVDVLTMSATPIPRTLEMAVTGIREMSTITTPPEERHPVLTFVGPYEERQIGAAIRRELLREGQVFYIHNRVESIDRAAARLREIVPEARIATAHGQMSEQALEQVVVDFWEKKFDVLVSTTIVESGIDISNANTLIVERGDTFGLSQLHQLRGRVGRGRERGYAYFLYPPEKPLTETAHERLATIAQHTEMGAGMYVAMKDLEIRGAGNLLGGEQSGHIAGVGFDLYVRMVGEAVADYRRQLETGEIEEEPPLEVKIELPVDAHVPHDYAPGERLRLQAYRAIASANTEEDIKAVREELVDRYGKLPEPVENLLLVAGLRMLARACGVGEIVLQGTNIRFAPVELRESQELRVKRLYPGVVIKPAAHQVLVPRPKTAKVGGKPLVGRDLLAWVGEFLTSVLGS; via the coding sequence ATGAGCCTGCACGGTCTGCTCGACGCCGTACGTAAGGACGCCGCCCTCGCGGAAGCGATCAGCGCGGCCGCAGACGGCAACCGCATGCACGTCGACCTGGTCGGACCCCCCGCGGCCCGCCCCTTCGCGGTCGCCGCCCTGGCCCGCGACACCGGTCGCCCGGTGCTGGCGGTGACGGCGACGGGCCGCGAGGCGGAGGACCTGGCCGCCGCCCTGCGCTCCCTCCTCCCGTCCGAGGGGGTCGTGGAGTACCCGTCGTGGGAGACGCTCCCGCACGAGCGGCTCAGCCCCCGCAGCGACACCGTCGGCCGCCGCCTGGCCGTGCTGCGCCGCCTGGCCCACCCCCGCCCCGACGACCCCGAGACCGGCCCCGTCTCCGTCGTCGTCGCACCCGTACGGTCCGTGCTCCAGCCGCAGGTCAAGGGCCTCGGAGACCTGGAGCCGGTCTCCCTGAGGACGGGACAGACCGCCGACCTCGGCGAGATCGTCGAGGCCCTCGCGGCCGCCGCGTACGCGCGCGTGGAGCTCGTGGAGAAGCGCGGCGAGTTCGCCGTCCGCGGCGGCATCCTCGACGTGTTCCCGCCCACCGAGGAACACCCCCTGCGCATCGAGTTCTGGGGCGACGACGTCGAGGAGATCCGCTACTTCAAGGTCGCCGACCAGCGCTCCCTCGAAGTCGCCGAGCACGGCCTGTGGGCGCCGCCGTGCCGCGAACTGCTGCTCACCGAGGACGTCCGCGCGCGGGCGCGTGCCCTGGCCGAGGAGCACCCCGAGCTCGGCGAACTGCTCGGCAAGATCGCCGAGGGCATCGCGGTGGAGGGCATGGAGTCCCTCGCGCCGGTCCTGGTCGACGACATGGAGCTGCTGCTCGACGTGCTGCCCAAGGGCGCCATGGCCGTCGTGTGCGACCCGGAGCGGGTCCGCACGCGCGCGTCGGACCTGGTGGCCACGTCGCAGGAGTTCCTCCAGGCCTCCTGGGCGGCCACCGCCGGCGGCGGCGAGGCGCCCATCGACGTCGGCGCGGCCTCCCTGTGGTCCCTCGCCGACGTCCGGGACCGGGCCCGCGAGCTGGGCATGATGTGGTGGTCGGTCTCGCCCTTCGCCGCGGACGAAGAGCTGGACGCGGACACGCTCAAGCTCGGCATGCACGCCCCGGAGACCTACCGCGGCGACACCGCCAAGGCCCTCGCCGACACCAAGGGCTGGCTCGCCGACGGCTGGCGCGCGGTGTTCGTCACCGAGGCACACGGCCCGGCGGCCCGTACGGTCGAGGTGCTGGGCGGCGAGGGTATCGCCGCCCGCATGGACGCGGACGTGGCCGAGATCTCCCCGTCGGTCGTGCACGTGGCGTGCGGCTCGATCGAGCACGGCTTCGTCGACCCGGCCCTCAGACTCGCCGTACTGACCGAGACGGACCTGACGGGCCAGAGGGCGGCGGGCCGCGACGGCGCCCGGATGCCGGCCCGCCGCCGCAAGACCATCGACCCGCTCACCCTGGAGCCGGGCGACTACATCGTCCACGAGCAGCACGGCGTCGGCCGCTACATCGAGATGGTGCAGCGCACCGTGCAGGGCGCGACCCGCGAGTACCTGGTCGTGGAGTACGCGCCCGCCAAGCGCGGCCAGCCCGGTGACCGCCTCTACATCCCCACCGACCAGCTGGAGCAGATCACCAAGTACGTCGGCGGTGAGGCCCCCACCCTGCACCGCCTCGGCGGCGCCGACTGGACGAAGACCAAGGCCCGCGCGAAGAAGGCCGTCAAGGAGATCGCCGCCGACCTGATCAAGCTCTACAGCGCCCGCATGGCGGCCCCCGGGCACGCCTTCGGGTCGGACACCCCCTGGCAGCGCGAGCTGGAGGACGCCTTCCCCTACGCGGAGACGCCCGACCAGCTCACCACCATCGCCGAGGTGAAGGAAGACATGGAGAAGTCGGTCCCCATGGACCGGCTGATCTGCGGCGACGTCGGCTACGGCAAGACCGAGATCGCGGTCCGGGCGGCCTTCAAGGCCGTCCAGGACGGCAAGCAGGTGGCCGTCCTGGTGCCGACCACACTGCTGGTGCAGCAGCACTTCGGGACGTTCAGCGAGCGGTACGCCCAGTTCCCCGTCAGCGTGAAGGCGCTGTCCCGCTTCCAGACCGACACCGAGGCCAAGGCGGTTCTGGAAGGCCTGCGCGAGGGCTCGGTGGACATCGTCATCGGCACCCACCGCCTGTTCTCGTCCGAGACGAAGTTCAAGGACCTGGGCCTGGTCATCGTCGACGAGGAGCAGCGCTTCGGCGTCGAGCACAAGGAGCAGCTGAAGAAGCTCCGCGCGAACGTCGACGTGCTGACCATGTCCGCGACCCCGATCCCCAGGACGCTGGAGATGGCGGTCACGGGCATCCGCGAGATGTCGACGATCACCACCCCGCCGGAGGAGCGCCACCCGGTGCTGACCTTCGTCGGCCCCTACGAGGAGAGGCAGATCGGCGCCGCCATCCGCCGCGAGCTGCTGCGCGAGGGCCAGGTCTTCTACATCCACAACCGCGTCGAGTCGATCGACCGGGCCGCCGCCCGGCTGCGCGAGATCGTCCCCGAGGCGCGCATCGCCACCGCCCACGGCCAGATGTCCGAGCAGGCGCTGGAACAGGTCGTGGTCGACTTCTGGGAGAAGAAGTTCGACGTGCTGGTGTCCACGACCATCGTGGAGTCCGGCATCGACATCTCCAACGCCAACACCCTCATCGTGGAGCGCGGCGACACCTTCGGCCTGTCCCAGCTGCACCAGCTGCGCGGCCGGGTCGGCCGTGGCCGCGAGCGCGGGTACGCCTACTTCCTCTACCCGCCGGAGAAGCCGCTGACCGAGACCGCGCACGAGCGGCTCGCGACCATCGCCCAGCACACGGAGATGGGCGCCGGCATGTACGTGGCGATGAAGGACCTGGAGATCCGCGGCGCGGGCAACCTGCTCGGCGGCGAGCAGTCCGGCCACATCGCGGGCGTCGGCTTCGACCTGTACGTACGGATGGTCGGCGAGGCCGTCGCCGACTACCGCCGCCAGCTGGAGACCGGCGAGATCGAGGAGGAGCCGCCGCTCGAGGTCAAGATCGAGCTGCCCGTCGACGCGCACGTCCCGCACGACTACGCGCCGGGCGAGCGGCTCAGGCTCCAGGCGTACCGCGCCATCGCCTCCGCCAACACGGAGGAGGACATCAAGGCCGTACGCGAGGAACTGGTCGACCGGTACGGCAAGCTGCCCGAACCCGTGGAGAACCTGCTGCTCGTGGCCGGTCTGCGGATGCTCGCGCGGGCGTGCGGCGTCGGCGAGATCGTGCTCCAGGGCACCAACATCCGTTTCGCGCCCGTGGAGTTGCGCGAGTCGCAGGAGCTGCGGGTCAAGCGGCTGTACCCCGGGGTCGTCATCAAGCCGGCCGCGCACCAGGTGCTGGTGCCGCGCCCGAAGACCGCGAAGGTCGGCGGGAAGCCGCTGGTCGGGCGGGATCTGCTGGCGTGGGTCGGGGAGTTCCTGACGTCGGTGCTGGGCTCCTGA
- a CDS encoding DUF2079 domain-containing protein, with translation MSAPTLQVPEAHIPVPVAPLRGVRHPDRARWDPWVLAAVLCAAYAAVSVGRYRHMATLSWDLGIFEQVVRAYAHLRAPVSDLKGPGFDILGDHFSPVTALLAPAYRLFPSPVTLLVAQAALFALSAVPVTRAAARLLGRRRGLALGVAYGLSWGVQRAVDFDFHEICFAVPLIAFSLEALLADRRGAALCWALPLVLVKEDLGLTLAAIALVVAWRARGSSSRVVPYALGVAVFGVAATLLVLTVVIPSFNTSGSYDYWGKVSESGSPVDGLDTKVRTLAWLLIPTTGLLALRSPLLLVALPTLGWRMLSGDEHYWGTDWHYSAVLMPVVFLALADALTTARRSSRPWLSSYAAQLPAAVAAAALALTTSLPLAQLTEAGIYREPAAVSGVERLLARIPDGATVEANIGPISRLTSRCRVFWLGNTQGVTPQYIALENVDGTYRDPVGYAGDLHPGAEYAVAGKANGYVVLERLTQS, from the coding sequence ATGTCTGCCCCCACCCTCCAGGTCCCAGAGGCCCACATACCGGTGCCGGTCGCCCCTCTCCGCGGCGTCCGGCACCCGGATCGCGCGCGGTGGGACCCGTGGGTCCTCGCCGCCGTCCTCTGCGCCGCCTACGCGGCCGTCTCCGTCGGCCGTTACCGGCACATGGCGACCCTCTCCTGGGACCTGGGCATCTTCGAGCAGGTCGTGCGGGCGTACGCGCATCTGCGGGCGCCGGTGTCCGACCTCAAGGGGCCGGGGTTCGACATCCTGGGTGACCACTTCAGCCCGGTGACGGCCCTGCTCGCGCCGGCGTACCGGCTGTTCCCCTCACCGGTCACGCTGCTCGTCGCCCAGGCCGCGCTGTTCGCCCTGTCCGCCGTACCGGTCACCCGCGCCGCAGCCCGGCTCCTGGGCCGCCGGCGCGGTCTCGCGCTCGGCGTCGCCTACGGACTGTCCTGGGGCGTGCAGCGCGCCGTCGACTTCGACTTCCACGAGATCTGTTTCGCCGTGCCGCTGATCGCCTTCTCCCTGGAGGCCCTGCTCGCGGACCGCCGGGGCGCGGCCCTGTGCTGGGCACTTCCCCTGGTGCTGGTGAAGGAGGACCTGGGGCTGACGCTGGCCGCGATCGCGCTCGTCGTCGCCTGGCGGGCGCGCGGCTCGTCGTCCCGGGTGGTTCCGTACGCGCTCGGTGTCGCCGTGTTCGGCGTGGCGGCGACGCTGCTCGTCCTCACGGTGGTCATCCCGTCGTTCAACACTTCCGGGAGCTACGACTACTGGGGCAAGGTCAGCGAGTCGGGCAGCCCCGTCGACGGCCTCGACACCAAGGTCCGCACCCTCGCCTGGCTGCTGATCCCCACCACCGGGCTGCTCGCCCTGCGTTCCCCGCTGCTGCTGGTGGCCCTGCCGACGCTCGGCTGGCGCATGCTGTCCGGAGACGAGCACTACTGGGGCACCGACTGGCACTACAGCGCGGTGCTGATGCCGGTCGTCTTCCTCGCCCTCGCCGACGCCCTCACGACCGCGCGCCGCAGCTCGCGCCCGTGGCTGAGCTCGTACGCCGCCCAGTTGCCGGCCGCGGTCGCCGCCGCGGCCCTGGCGCTGACCACCTCGCTGCCGCTGGCGCAGCTCACGGAGGCCGGGATCTACCGCGAGCCCGCCGCGGTGTCCGGCGTCGAACGGCTCCTGGCGCGGATCCCCGACGGCGCCACCGTCGAGGCCAACATCGGCCCGATCAGCCGCCTCACCTCGCGCTGCCGGGTCTTCTGGCTCGGCAACACGCAGGGCGTCACCCCGCAGTACATCGCCCTGGAGAACGTCGACGGCACGTACCGCGACCCCGTGGGCTATGCCGGGGACCTGCACCCCGGCGCCGAGTACGCCGTCGCGGGCAAGGCCAACGGGTACGTGGTCCTGGAGCGGCTCACGCAGAGCTGA
- a CDS encoding ABC transporter permease has protein sequence MTVMKTSLRNFVAHKGRMALSAIAVLLSVGFVCGTLVFTDTMSTTFDKLFAATSSDVTVSAKGASDSGETTADNGKPPVMPASVLGEVRKADGVKSAQGAVFSTSVTVVDADKDNLSPSSGGPTIVGSWNSNEARTMKITSGAAPESSGQIMVDADTADKHDLKLGDEIGVITAVGTHKTKISGIADFTVTNPGAAIFYLDTKTAQQTLVGESGVYTNVNVTAASGVSDAQLKKNVAAALGGDFQVKTAKETADANQKDVAGFMNVMKYAMLGFAGIAFLVGIFLIINTFSMLVAQRTREIGLMRAIGSSRKQVNRSVLAEALLLGVVGSVLGVAGGVGLAVGLMKLMGQMGMELSTDDLTVAWTTPVVGLVLGVVVTVLAAYLPARRAGKISPMAALRDAGAPADARAGWIRGVIGTVLTGAGVFGLYLATEADKAQEGSLWLGLGVVLSLIGFVVIGPLLAGGVVRVLGAVLLRMFGPVGRMAERNALRNPRRTGATGAALMIGLALVACLSVVGSSMVASATDQLDKTVGTDFIIQSDSGQLITPQAVKAAKSAPAVERVTEYKWTQADFTTPDGKTLKKTAITAADPSYATDLRTETVAGKLPDAYKADSMSVHEKFAKDHGISLGSRIKVAFKDGATADLTVRAITSSDVVIDAGAMYTSIATMAKYVPADKMPLDSLLFATAKDGQQDAAYTSLKSALHDYPQYIVRDQTDYKEALKEQIGQLLNMIYGLLALAIVVAILGVVNTLALSVVERTREIGLMRAIGLSRRQLRRMIRMESVVIALFGALLGLGLGMGWGATAQQLLALEGLEVLEIPWPTIIGVFIASAFVGLFAALIPAFRAGRMNVLNAIATE, from the coding sequence ATGACCGTCATGAAGACCTCCCTGCGCAACTTCGTCGCGCACAAGGGACGCATGGCGCTGTCGGCGATCGCCGTCCTGCTGTCGGTGGGCTTCGTCTGCGGGACGCTCGTCTTCACGGACACCATGTCCACGACGTTCGACAAGCTCTTCGCGGCCACCTCCTCGGACGTGACGGTGAGCGCCAAGGGCGCCTCCGACAGCGGTGAGACGACCGCCGACAACGGCAAGCCGCCGGTCATGCCGGCCTCCGTGCTGGGCGAGGTCCGCAAGGCCGACGGGGTCAAGTCCGCCCAGGGCGCGGTGTTCTCGACGTCGGTGACCGTCGTCGACGCCGACAAGGACAACCTGTCGCCCTCCAGCGGCGGCCCGACCATCGTCGGCAGCTGGAACAGCAACGAAGCCCGCACCATGAAGATCACCTCCGGTGCGGCGCCCGAGAGCTCCGGCCAGATCATGGTCGACGCCGACACCGCCGACAAGCACGACCTGAAGCTCGGTGACGAGATCGGCGTGATCACCGCGGTCGGCACCCACAAGACGAAGATCTCCGGCATCGCCGACTTCACGGTCACCAACCCCGGCGCCGCGATCTTCTACCTCGACACGAAGACCGCCCAGCAGACCCTGGTCGGCGAGAGTGGCGTCTACACCAACGTCAACGTCACCGCGGCCTCCGGCGTCAGCGACGCGCAGCTGAAGAAGAACGTCGCGGCCGCACTCGGCGGCGACTTCCAGGTGAAGACCGCGAAGGAGACCGCCGACGCCAACCAGAAGGACGTCGCGGGCTTCATGAACGTCATGAAGTACGCGATGCTCGGCTTCGCCGGGATCGCCTTCCTCGTCGGCATCTTCCTGATCATCAACACCTTCTCCATGCTGGTCGCCCAGCGCACCCGGGAGATCGGCCTGATGCGGGCGATCGGCTCCTCCCGCAAGCAGGTCAACCGCTCCGTGCTGGCCGAGGCGCTGCTGCTCGGCGTCGTCGGCTCGGTGCTCGGCGTGGCCGGGGGCGTCGGTCTCGCGGTCGGCCTGATGAAGCTCATGGGCCAGATGGGCATGGAGCTGTCCACCGACGACTTGACGGTGGCCTGGACGACCCCGGTGGTCGGCCTCGTCCTCGGCGTGGTCGTCACCGTCCTGGCCGCCTACCTGCCCGCACGGCGCGCCGGCAAGATCTCCCCGATGGCCGCACTGCGCGACGCGGGAGCCCCCGCCGACGCCAGGGCCGGCTGGATCCGCGGCGTCATCGGCACGGTCCTCACCGGCGCCGGCGTCTTCGGCCTCTACCTGGCGACGGAGGCCGACAAGGCCCAGGAGGGCTCGCTGTGGCTCGGCCTCGGCGTGGTGCTGTCGCTGATCGGCTTCGTCGTCATCGGCCCGCTGCTCGCCGGCGGTGTGGTCCGCGTCCTCGGCGCCGTCCTGCTGCGCATGTTCGGCCCCGTCGGCCGCATGGCCGAGCGCAACGCCCTGCGCAACCCGCGCCGCACCGGCGCCACGGGCGCCGCGCTGATGATCGGCCTCGCGCTGGTGGCGTGCCTGTCCGTGGTCGGTTCCTCCATGGTGGCGTCCGCCACCGACCAGCTCGACAAGACCGTCGGCACGGACTTCATCATCCAGTCCGACAGCGGCCAGCTGATCACCCCGCAGGCGGTCAAGGCCGCGAAGTCGGCGCCGGCCGTGGAGCGGGTCACCGAGTACAAGTGGACCCAGGCCGACTTCACCACCCCCGACGGCAAGACGCTCAAGAAGACGGCGATCACGGCGGCCGACCCGTCGTACGCGACCGATCTGCGCACCGAGACGGTCGCCGGCAAGCTGCCCGACGCCTACAAGGCCGACTCGATGTCGGTGCACGAGAAGTTCGCCAAGGACCACGGCATCAGCCTCGGATCCAGGATCAAGGTCGCCTTCAAGGACGGCGCCACGGCCGACCTGACGGTCCGGGCGATCACCAGCAGTGACGTCGTGATCGACGCGGGCGCGATGTACACGTCCATCGCCACGATGGCCAAGTACGTCCCGGCCGACAAGATGCCGCTGGACTCGCTGCTCTTCGCCACGGCGAAGGACGGACAGCAGGACGCCGCCTACACGTCCCTGAAGTCGGCGCTGCACGACTACCCGCAGTACATCGTGCGCGACCAGACCGACTACAAGGAGGCCCTGAAGGAGCAGATCGGCCAGCTGCTGAACATGATCTACGGCCTGCTGGCCCTGGCGATCGTCGTCGCCATCCTGGGCGTGGTGAACACCCTGGCCCTGTCGGTGGTGGAGCGCACCCGGGAGATCGGCCTGATGCGGGCGATCGGCCTCTCCCGCCGCCAGCTGCGCCGCATGATCCGCATGGAGTCGGTCGTCATCGCCCTCTTCGGCGCCCTCCTGGGCCTCGGGCTGGGCATGGGCTGGGGCGCCACCGCACAGCAGCTCCTCGCCCTGGAGGGCCTGGAGGTCCTGGAGATCCCCTGGCCGACGATCATCGGCGTCTTCATCGCCTCGGCGTTCGTGGGTCTGTTCGCGGCACTCATCCCCGCGTTCCGGGCGGGCCGGATGAACGTCCTGAACGCGATCGCCACCGAGTAG
- a CDS encoding ABC transporter ATP-binding protein, which translates to MTSAVTIPRHGGTGGRTAVAARARQVVKAYGTGETRVVALDHVDVDIARGQFTAIMGPSGSGKSTLMHCLAGLDTVTGGQIYLDETEITGLKDKKLTQLRRDRIGFIFQAFNLLPTLNAMENITLPMDIAGRKPDKQWLTRVVETVGLADRLKHRPTQLSGGQQQRVAVARALAAQPEIIFGDEPTGNLDSRAGAEVLGFLRRSVDELGQTIVMVTHDPVAASYADRVLYLADGRIVDEMFKPTAEAVLDRMKDFDARGRTS; encoded by the coding sequence GTGACTTCGGCTGTGACCATTCCCAGGCACGGGGGTACTGGAGGGCGTACGGCCGTTGCCGCGCGGGCGCGGCAGGTCGTGAAGGCGTACGGGACCGGTGAGACCCGCGTCGTCGCCCTCGACCACGTGGACGTGGACATCGCACGCGGCCAGTTCACCGCGATCATGGGCCCCTCGGGGTCCGGCAAGTCCACGCTCATGCACTGCCTCGCCGGGCTCGACACCGTCACCGGCGGGCAGATCTACCTCGACGAGACCGAGATCACCGGCCTGAAGGACAAGAAGCTCACACAGCTGCGCCGGGACCGGATCGGGTTCATCTTCCAGGCCTTCAACCTGCTGCCGACGCTCAACGCCATGGAGAACATCACGCTGCCCATGGACATCGCGGGCCGCAAGCCGGACAAGCAGTGGCTGACGCGCGTCGTGGAGACCGTCGGGCTCGCCGACCGTCTCAAGCACCGGCCCACCCAGCTGTCCGGCGGCCAGCAGCAGCGCGTCGCCGTGGCGCGGGCGCTCGCCGCCCAGCCCGAGATCATCTTCGGGGACGAGCCGACCGGAAACCTCGACTCGCGCGCCGGCGCCGAGGTCCTCGGCTTCCTGCGCCGGTCCGTGGACGAACTGGGCCAGACCATCGTGATGGTCACCCACGACCCGGTCGCCGCCAGCTACGCGGACCGTGTGCTGTACCTCGCCGACGGCCGCATCGTCGACGAGATGTTCAAGCCGACCGCGGAGGCCGTCCTGGACCGCATGAAGGACTTCGACGCCCGGGGGCGCACGTCATGA
- a CDS encoding MFS transporter, whose protein sequence is MGSTSSAARESARPATTDRRGAVVAALMLSMALAALDATIVSTAVPQIVGDLGGFSVFSWLFSGYLLAVTVTLPVYGKLSDTFGRKPVLVAGSVVFLVGSLLCALAWNMGALIAFRVVQGLGGGALQGTVQTLAADLYPLKDRPRIQSKLSTVWAVSAVAGPGLGGMLAAYADWRWIFLVNLPIGAVALWLIVRHLHEPGREKRTHARVDWAGALAVFACGGVLLTALVQGGVAWPWLSAPSFALFGTGLALVAVVVLVERRAAEPIIPGWVWRRRTIAAVNLALGALGLLMVAPTVFLPTYAQSVLGLAPVAAGFVLSVWTLSWPVSAALSQHVYRRIGFRNTAMLGIGAAALILFAFPFLPYPGQAWQPTLLMLLLGAALGLFQLPLIVGVQSTVGWAERGTTTASVLFCRQSGQTVGAAVFGAVANGVLAARLGGASDLDSVTRALGSGTAPEATRRAIADAVHAVYFGASCAAALAFLVLLFLAPRKFPVLGD, encoded by the coding sequence GTGGGCAGCACCAGTTCCGCGGCACGTGAGTCCGCGCGTCCCGCCACGACGGACCGGCGGGGTGCCGTCGTCGCCGCCCTGATGCTCTCGATGGCGCTGGCGGCGCTCGACGCCACCATCGTCTCGACCGCCGTCCCGCAGATCGTCGGGGACCTCGGCGGCTTCTCCGTCTTCTCCTGGCTGTTCTCCGGCTACCTGCTGGCCGTGACCGTCACCCTGCCCGTCTACGGCAAGCTCTCCGACACCTTCGGCCGCAAACCGGTCCTCGTCGCGGGCTCGGTGGTCTTCCTCGTCGGCTCCCTGCTGTGCGCGCTGGCCTGGAACATGGGGGCGCTCATCGCGTTCCGCGTCGTGCAGGGCCTGGGCGGCGGCGCGCTCCAGGGCACCGTGCAGACGCTCGCCGCCGACCTCTACCCGCTGAAGGACCGTCCCAGGATCCAGTCGAAGCTGTCCACGGTGTGGGCGGTCTCGGCGGTCGCCGGACCGGGTCTCGGCGGCATGCTCGCCGCCTACGCGGACTGGCGCTGGATCTTCCTGGTCAACCTGCCGATCGGCGCGGTCGCGTTGTGGCTGATCGTCCGTCACCTCCACGAGCCCGGGCGGGAGAAGAGAACGCACGCGCGCGTGGACTGGGCCGGCGCGCTCGCGGTGTTCGCCTGCGGCGGCGTGCTGCTCACGGCCCTGGTGCAGGGCGGGGTGGCGTGGCCGTGGCTGTCGGCGCCCTCCTTCGCCCTGTTCGGGACGGGACTCGCCCTGGTCGCGGTCGTGGTGCTGGTGGAGCGCCGGGCGGCGGAGCCGATCATCCCGGGCTGGGTGTGGCGGCGCCGTACGATCGCCGCGGTCAATCTGGCCCTGGGCGCGCTGGGCCTGCTGATGGTGGCACCGACGGTGTTCCTGCCCACCTACGCCCAGTCGGTGCTGGGCCTGGCGCCCGTGGCCGCCGGATTCGTGCTGTCCGTATGGACGTTGAGCTGGCCGGTGTCGGCGGCGCTGAGCCAGCACGTGTACCGCAGGATCGGTTTCCGCAACACGGCGATGCTGGGCATCGGCGCTGCCGCGCTGATCCTGTTCGCGTTCCCGTTCCTGCCGTACCCCGGGCAGGCCTGGCAGCCGACCCTGCTGATGCTGCTGCTCGGGGCCGCGCTGGGCCTGTTCCAGTTGCCGCTGATCGTCGGGGTGCAGTCGACGGTGGGGTGGGCGGAGCGCGGTACGACGACCGCGTCCGTGCTGTTCTGCCGCCAGAGCGGCCAGACCGTCGGCGCGGCGGTCTTCGGCGCGGTCGCCAACGGGGTGCTGGCCGCCCGGCTCGGCGGCGCGAGCGACCTCGACTCGGTGACCCGGGCCCTCGGCTCGGGTACCGCGCCGGAGGCGACCCGGCGGGCGATCGCCGACGCCGTGCACGCGGTCTACTTCGGCGCGTCCTGCGCGGCGGCACTGGCGTTCCTGGTGCTGCTCTTCCTCGCGCCCCGGAAATTCCCGGTGCTGGGCGACTGA